The genomic segment GCCAAGGTTCGGAACGGGGACGGGGGCGACATCCGTCCCAACCAGAATATCTACACCGGCCCTGTGAAGATCCATCACATTTTTAAAGCTATTTTCTATATTGCCTTGCGGGAAAGTATTAAAGCTTGAGTTCAGAATATCGATCCATTCCGGACTTAATTTGGAATGAACACGTGGGTCATTCGCCAATTGCGATGCTGGATTCCCAAGAATGGATGAGTTCAAAACCAAGCACGGTGTAACAAACGCGCCAGAATCGACGATGGATTGCACTAGCTCCGGCGTGTAATCGGGCCTGTCGATAAACAGGTGGCCCAATCCGTCTACGCCAAGATCGATGGCGGTTTGGGAAGAATTAGCAGTCAAGACGTGGGCGATGACGATTTTATCGAATTTATGGGCTTCTTCCACGGCTGCTTTTAGAATTTCGTCGCTTAAAACAGGCAGTCCAGGAGCGCCCATGACTGTTCCTTCTTCTATCATAATTTTTACATAGTCTGCTCCATTCTCCACCTGGGTATGAACATGTTTAATCGCTTCTTCCACCGTTGTTACTTGTGGCACTTCTTCGTGATCGTGGGCGTAAGCAGCTAGCATAGCTTCCCGGTCATCCTTCGATAACTTCTCCAATTCCTTTAATACGAAATCTGGAATCTCATCCCCATCTGGCAGCAATTCATCCGGGTGACCACCAGGAGCGGTGACTGCCGTACCTGCAGAACGGACATCGGCGATATCATCCGTATTTTTCAATTGAATCGCCCGTCCTCTTTCTGTAAAGTCACCGTTCATTTCGATTTCTGTTGTCACGCCGAAATTTAATGCATCCCGTAATCCACCGATGGAAGTATGAACATGCGCATCAATTAAGCCCGGCAATAATGTTGCATCCTCAGCATCGATGATTGTTGCATTCGCCGGAATGTCGCCACCTACTGCAAAAATGGTTTCCCCTTTGATGACAATACTCCTTGATTCTATTACTTTTTCTCCATCGAAAATACGCACATTCGTAATAGCAGTAATTTTTTCCGCCGAAGAGCTTTGAACTACATTCATCATATTGTTATCCTCCTTGGATACGTCTTATAACAATTCGAATCATAACTGTTAGTTAACTAACTGTCAACAAGCTAATATTAAATTGACATGAAAGGAGGATATTTGTATAGTTTACTTACTAACAGTTAGTTTTCTAATAATATGAGGAGGTACGCTCATGAAGCCTCACAAGAATACGCCTTATCTGGATTTGTTTCAGGTTATTGGGCTTAAGTTAAAGAAAAAAGCGGACGAGAGCATAAAAGAGTTAGGGTTAAACGCTCAACAAGGAAAAATAATTGGCTATATCTACGAAAACCAAGAAACTGAATTAATTCAGAGGGATCTTGCTGATCGGTTTCATCTACGCGGGGCTAGCATCACAGCTATGCTTCAAGGTCTTGAGCAAAGAGGATTCATCGAGCGGAAAATCCCAGTCAATAATGAACGACAAAAAAATATTTATGTTTTGCCAAAGGCCGTTGAATTGATTGAAGATTTTAATGAATCCTTTCAAAAAGTGGAGGACGAAATCGTTCAAGTCCTTTCCGAAGATGAGAAACAAATCTTAAAGGAATTGTTGATCAAAATTAATGAACGCTTATAATTGCATTTGGAATCTGCCCCGTAGATTGGGGTACTTAATTCAACTAACTGAGAACTATAGTGAATCGCCTACAATCTGGCCGCCGATTACTTTCGGTGGCTTTCCGTGCTTATTAAGCAGATTTGATCAAAACTGCAGGTGGGGTAAAAAGTTGACAGTTACGCTCCGCGGCGCATTTTTCGCCGATAGCCCCGTTAAGCTGAACCTTACAATAAGTGAAGATGAACGTCAGATTGGCTATCACGAATCCTCTTTTCCGAACAAGCTTTCAATCAGCTCCCATACCTTCGGCTGTGAAGATGCATTAAAATCCAATTCAATGCCAACAGCCTGCCTTTGCCGGATTGATCCGGCCAAGGCAGGCTGCTGCTCTTCCTATTTGGTTACGTTAACCTCCATTTGGCTGCTTTCCGTGATGCCGCTATCGTTGGATAGCTCAACACGGTAAGTGTAAGTGCCTACAGCGCGGTCCGTTATAGTCGTAGATGCGCTTTGCGCGCCAGGCGTACTAGCCGTCAGCGTCTGCGTATCAATAAGCGTCCCATTTTCATACAAACGGTATTCGGTGGCGTTCGTTCCCCACCACATGTTCATCGTCACCTTGTAGCTGCCATCCCCGTCCCAGTTGTCATTGGACAGCACTGGCTGGCCGGGAAAAGCATCCTTAACCGTTACAGTATGAGGGGTACAGCTCGTCGTACCGAAGGAATTAGTCAGCTCGCAAGTGTACGTATACGTACCGTTTGCTTTTCCGGCAATATCTACAGACGCCGACTGTGCGGACGGCGAGTTGTCCGTTAATACCTTGCTAGCAATGAGCTCCCCATTCTCATACAGCTTATATACCGTACCATTTTGCCCATACCACAAATTCATCGTAATTTTGTAGCTGCCATCCAGCAGCCCGTTGTCATGCCCGTTATTGTCAGACAGCACCGGCTTGCCCGGAATTTCCGTTGCCTTCTCGGCTCCTGTCACTGTAATGACGACGGTTTTCGTCGTTTGCAGCCCGGCCTCATTGACCGCTGTCGCTGTAAAGGTATGCGTTCCAGCCCGGCCAGCCATGGACAGAACGTCGCCATTTACCACTGGATTGCCGTCAAAGGAAAGCGTCAGGCTCCGAATGCCCGATTCCGGGTCCTCTGCCGTTACCGCCACCGTCCAGCTGTCCGCTTCGGTCATCTGCTGCGGCGGCAAGCCTGCAATAACAGGAGGGGTTGTATCCTCCTCTTCCTGCGGCGCGCCCACATACTGAATGCGCGGCATTGGCGGCTCCTCCATGCCTGCTCCCAAATAGAAGCTGGTGTGCGGCGGCTGATTGTAAGCTACATTTTGCCATGCAATGCCAAGGCGATAGACAGGATCATGCATCAGTGTTCTAATCCGATGCTCGGTTACATCGGTCGTCGTATAAATGCGAAGCTCCGAGCTGTCTGTAGAACGCCACATTACTTCCTCGCGCCAATCGCCGAATAGATCGGCCTGCAAGCTCGGATTGGCCTTCGTCGAGTTGTTCGAAGAAGCGCCTGTCGCCGTAAGAAGGTTAACCGTTGTTTCATTCGTGTAATCCCACTTGTCGATCCGATTGTCATCCTGCAGCTCGCGCAGCAAATCGCCATCCCACCATACGCCGAAGTTGGTCGAGGTAGGGATATTCGTTGTAATCAGCTCACCGCGTGCATTGTATAGTCCTGTAATCGGAATATGCTGTGCATTTGTAATTGTAGCCGACCACATTTCCTCCCCAATATGGTTCGGGTCAATATCGGCTGACATTCCGCGTCCGGTATCTATGCCGGTGAAGACGCCCCAAAGGATTTCCCCAGTCGCTGCATCCCGCATCTCCATACCGTACTTGGAATCCGTATGCTCGTGTACACCAAACACTTCAAGCCCCGGACGCGTAGGGTCCAGATCGCCAAAGTGCAGAGCATCGCCATGACCTAGCCCTGTGTTGTAAAGCGGTTTACCGTCATCGTCAATCGCCATCGCGCCAAACGTAATTTCATCCTTGCCATCGTTGTCTACATCGCCAATCGACAGGTTGTGGTTGCCCTGCCCGGCATAAGAACCATAGCCTTCGGTGTTTGAATCAAATTTCCACTGCTGTGTCAGCTTTCCGTCACGGAAATTGTAGGCAGCCAATACCGTTCTTGTATAGTAGCCGCGGCTGAAAATAACGCTCGGATGCTCACCATCCAAATAGGCGACGCCCGCAAGAAAACGATCGACGCGATTGCCATATGCATCGCCCCAGGCGCTGACATCGCCGCGCGGTGGATCATATGCGACCGTATCCAGTGCACCGCCAGTCAAACCATTGAATACGGTCAAAAATTCCTGCCCCAGCAGCACGTAGCCGCTGCTATTGCGGTGATCGGCACTCGGATCGCCAATGACGCGGCCCAGGCCGTCAATCGTTCCATCGGCTGTTTTCATCGTGACTTCAGCGCGTCCATCTCCATCAAGATCGTAAACCATAAATTGCGTATAATGGGCGCCCGATCGGATGTTTGGCCCCATATTAATGCGCCATAGCCGTGTGCCGTCCATTTTGTAGGCGTCCATGTAGACGATGCCTGTATAGCCCGCCTGAGAATTATCCTTGCTGTTGGACGGTGTCCACATGAGCACAATTTCCAGCTCGCCATCCCCGTCAAGATCGCCAACGCTCGCATCGCCCGCATTGTACGTGTAAGGCTGGCCATCCTTTGTATAATCATCGGCTGGCTTTTGCAGCGGAATGGACAGATACGATTGGGTCCACACGCCGAAATCTTCAGTCGCCGGCTTCTCCACGCCGTTCAGAACAGCCGTCACCTGATAAACAGAGCTGTCTGTTCCTTCCGTATCGAGCAGGTTCGTGCTGCCTGTAATCGGCTCCGCATTCACTTTGCTGCCATCGCGGTACACATTAAAGGCGATGGATGATGGATCAAGCCCAAGCATCCGCCAGCCAATGTAGTTGCCCTCAGCCTTCTTCACCGCAACCGGGGCACGGTCCAAATACTCCATATTGCGATACAAAGTCGTCACGGCAGGCGACTCCAAGCTTTGGGACAGCTCAGAAATGCCGCCCGCATTCACAGATGCAACCTTGTAATAGTAAGGAATCGTCGTCAGCACCGTTGTGTCCGTATAGGCTGCTTCTGCGGACTTGCCAATTAACGTATAATCGCCATCCGCCTTGGTTGCCCGGTAAATATAGAACACTTTCGCATTGCTGACCGCATCCCAGCGGAATGTCAGATCATTTTTATTCGTTTCCACAAGCGTCAAGCCTGTCGGTATGGCTGCCGTTGGCACATTCGGATCAACCATCGACACAGCAAGTGCGTTGGAGGCTACCGATTCAAGCCCCGTATAGTCAACGGCTGTCACCGTATACACATAATTCAGACCGACATCAGCTGTCATATCGGCAAAGCTAAGCGCTGCCGTCTCGGTCAAAAGCTCTGCACTAGCGGCTACAGCAGCCTGGCGATAGACGCGGTAGGACGATGCGCCTTCCACAGCGTTCCATGCCAGGGCAGCCGTTACAGATTCATTTTCAAGCTCCAGTTCCGTCAGCGCTAGACCTGTCGGCGCCAGCAGCAGCGGCGTAATTTCCAGACCATTCAAATGAGCCGTTTGGCCGCTGAATACGAGGTTCATTTGACCATCCTTCACGGCAATCTGATTGAATACGCGCTCAGCAATAGACTCCTTGCCGGACGTAATCGTGCCGTAGTCGGCCCCTTCAATATTGACATTGGTCCGTGTTGAGCCAATCCAATCGCCCGTATACGTTTTGACCGAATAGGAACCGTTCGGCAAATCGACCTTGAACTCATAGCTGGCATTGAAATAAGCCACGAAATCGCGTCTCAGGTCGTCCGTTCCCGCCCCCCGGTCGCGGTCAATCATGCCTGTGCTGTTCGTTAGCCCATAGCCGAGCGCAGGCGTATAAAGCACATTGCGCGTAATTTCGGTATATCCCGCAGCAACAGGAGCTCCTACCGGTCCGAAATCAAACCGGTACTGCGCCGATTTGGTCGTAATCGATACTTCGCTGGATGGCAGCGATTCGCCGCGGCCATTAACAGCCGTTACCCGCACGGTATAAGACTTTCCTTCCAGCATTCCGCCAATGGTCAGGGTTGGCACCGTCGCTGTCCCAATCATGGCGTAAGCCGATTCAGGCTCGGAAGCCAGCTTGCGGTAAATTTTATAAATATCGGTGTTGTCCGAAGCGCTCCATTTCAGCACAGCACCGGCATTGCTGACACTGCCTGCAACGAGATGAGCTGGTGCATCTGGCACAGCATCAGGCTGTGCAATTTCGCGGACATAATCCGCCAGCGGCACCGAAAGCTGTTCAATGCCTCCTGCCAGCAGACGAGCGATTTGAATGGCCCCGTATTCCTGGAAATGCGTATTGTCCGCAGAGCCATTCGGGAAAGCGCCATAAATGCCTGGCTCCACATGAAGGAATACAGACAAGGAAGCTTGCGGGCCAATGGAGTTGTAGTAGGCGATACTGAGCGCACTCAGGTCAACCAGCTCCACATTCAGCTCGGCAGCTACCTCTTTCATGGCCTGCACATACTCTGGAAAGCTAATATTAAAAATGCCTGTATCCGCATTGAAATCGCGGCGGCCCATCGGCGTTACGAGGATCGGCGTCGCGCCCCGCTGTCTGGCACCGTTAACGTAGGTTTTCAAATAGTTTTTGTAATCGGCTGGCGAAGCATAGCGCTCAGGAACGCTAATCGTCGCATCATTGTGGCCGAATTGGACAAGGAAATAGTCCCCTGGACGAATCGTCCGCAATACTTCATCCAGACGGCCCTCTACAATAAAGGATTTGGAGCTGCGGCCGCCAATGGCATGATTTTTGAAAATAACATCATTGCTGAAGAAGCGCGGCAGCATTTGGCCCCAGCCAGCCTGTGGCTCCCAATAGGGATCATAGGTTTGAACGGTAGAATCCCCCGCAAGATATACCGCCTGCCGCTCTCCAGCCTGACGCTCCTGCTGCTTCTTAATAACAAGAGCATTCAGCTTGGGCGCGGACCCCGTAAATGCAAGATTGAGCTGCCCATCTACAAGCGCCAGCTGAAAGTCCATCTCCAGATATTGGCCAGCTGCTTTGCTGGTCAGCTGCACCTTCTGAATCGTTTCGGCCTTAATCGCAATTTCGGATGCTTCGGTCGCATCACCCGCAATGAGTGAAATCGTATAGTCGCCATTAGGCAAATCGACGTTAAAGACCCCATTATTCGGTGTAACAAAATCCGAACGCAGCGGATCAGAGGTTCCACGGTTGCCAGAGCCGACATTGGAAATGTCAGTAAAGCCGTATTTGAGCGCAGATGTATAGGCGGTCTCGGCTGTTACACGGACATAGCCGTCAGCAAGCTCGCCCGATCCAAAATCGAAGCGAATGGTATCGCCTTCCGGCAGTGTAGCAGGCGGCACATAGACAGCGCTCTCCACAACCGTGGAAGCTTCCGATTCCCCGCGCACGTTAATAGCTTTCACAGTGTAATAATGCGCCGCAGACGTGTCGACGCCCGCATCCGTATAGGCAGGCACCGTCGTTTGGCCAATTTCTACAAACGGCCCTGCTGCCGCATCGGCACGCAGCACCTTGTAGCCCTCCGCTCCCTCGACAACCGTCCAGCCCAGCACAACCGCCGAAGCCTGCACGGCGCTGATGCTGACTTGGCTCGGCGCGGCTGGAGCCGTAAGCGCCGGTATGGTTACCGCCGCGGTAGGGGCGCTTAAGGCCGACTCCAGCCCAGCCGCACTGACGGCAGCGACGAAGTAGCTATAGCTGCTCCCTTCTGCAACAGCCGTATCCACATAGGAGGCAGCTGCCGTTTCACCCGCAAGGACAGGAGCGGCAGCGCCCTCCGAGCGATATAGCTTGTAACGGGCCGCATTGGTTACCGAGTTCCACGCGAGTGTCACATCCTGCGGCGTCACGCGTGTCACGGCAAGCCCGCTCGGCGCCTCAGGAGCAGCTGCGACTACCTGTTCAATGACGATGCCGTTCAAATAAGCGTAGCCCGTAGTCGCCGAAATATCGACCGTCAGCTGCCCGTCATTTACCGTGGTCCGGTACGTGCCATGAACGACCGCCTGGCGTGTAGAAAGCGTTCCGGCAGCGACTCCCTCCAAAGCAATATTCGTTTTAGTCGAGCTTGTGCCCGTCAGCAAATCGCCCGAATACACGGTGACATCATATTCGCCATTAGGCAAATCCACATAAAAGGAAAATGAGGTTCCGAGGACAAAATCATTCGTCAGCTCATCTCCGCCGGAGCGGTTCCGGGAAGCCAACGCGACGCTCAGCCCATAACCAGCCGCAGCCGTATACAGCTGCGATTCGCTTACGCCGATAAAGCCTTCCTTGACAGGACTTGAGGCTGTGCCAAAGTCAAATTTCTTCACAAGCTGTTCTACTGTGTTTGCGTAGGCTGTCTGCGATCCAAGCGGCAGCCCCTGCAAAATAGTGGTCCATAAAACCGCTGCGGCAAGCAGCAGAAACATTAGCCTTTTTTTACTTCTTAACATATAAAAGGATTCCCCCCATTTTCTCAATTGAAATGTTTATTCATTGCAACAAGGTTCGGCTTGCGGGTAAACTGCGTATCCGTTTTTTAGCCTCAATATTAAGTAAGCGTTTACAAAATACCGCATCCTGCTGTACGATCCTAAGCTGTCTGTTCGTTATGAGGCCTTCATCCCTCCCTGCTTCTATGTTTAATGGTTATAGCAATTAGTTGAATACGCTTTCAACTTGATACTAACGTTGTTTTTTGTGAAATAATAGCAAAAAAACCGTCTTTTTTGATTAAAAATCCGGTTTTCATAGCAAAGCTGCCGCCGTAGCAGCAGCCACTAAGTATGTTGGAGCTTTTTATTATTGCCTATGCCGCTAAATGAGGCCCAATTGGATTCTGCTGCTTTCCTTCAGCTATAGGCTGGGTAAACAATGCCAATATCCAGCTCTTTTTCTAAACGCCCCTCTGTATAATGAAGCTGTTCATTCCCTTTAATCTCCAAAGCGAGCTCCGCTCCATCGTAGTGGACAACTCCTTTAATCGTCCTAACGCTCATGCCGATCAAGCGGCTCAGCCTGCCTGCCCGATCCGTAACGGCGCGAATGCCGAACGGGAAACGCATATGCTCCTTCCCATCTAAATAAATGACAGACTCCTCCCGAGTATTGAGCAGCTCAAACGCCAAGCCATCCACGGTTCTGCTGTAGGCTGTGCTTCCGCCTGCCGGCTCATCGCCATGATCCATCGCATAAGGCAGCAGCCCCGTAAACCACAGTGTTCCATCTGGCGCAGGCAAAATGCCACACAATCGCTCTACATAATCCAGCACGCTCAGTATCGCTGGCGAATACGTTTCCGTATAGCCCTCCACCCCCGTCCATGGGCTAAGCGCTTGTGAAAACCGCGTCATATTAGCCATTGCCGACACAAGCGGATACATAACCCAAGTGAGCTCTACATAACGCTGATGCTTCTCGAACGCATGGGCAGCGCGAATGATGCTAAGAAAGTTAGTCGATCCTCCCCAGCTGTTATAGCTGGAAAACGGATCAAAACGCGGATCATCCATTGCCATCGACGTAAACGGAAATTTAGCAAAAAACTTGCTCGTATTAAGCAAATAGCGCCTTAGCATCGTATCAAAAAAACGGCGGTCGCCCACCTCGCAGGCCATAACCCGCAGCAGCACGTCCGACTGCACCTTTACCAGCTCATTCTGGCGGTCGCGGTCATAGAAGAAATGATCCGCTTCGTCAAAACAATAGTCGAACAGGCTTGCAAGCGAGGCCTCCGCCTTCCGCTTCCATTGCTCGGAGGGCAGTCCCAACTCCTCCGCTATTAACGCCAAATACTGCCGCTGGCAGTATACATTAGCTGTTAGGTCAGGAGCCAAAAATGGCAAAATCGGAGAATCCGGCTGACAATGCGCCGCATCCCCCAAATGCGGCGTATCTGGCACATGCCAGAAGCGGGGCGACAAATCATGGCCTGTATCGAATGTGCTGAACGCTTCTACACAGCCCGTCCCTCTCGTATCGCGGTGAGCCGCCAGCCAGTCGTCATAACGAGACATAGCGTCATACATCGTTTGTAAAAAAGCCTTGTCCCGGCCATGCAGCGCATAATGGTTCCAGATGCTGCGGGCGAGCGGCGTCACCAGTTGTATTTGCCGGTATGACGGCCCATTCTCCGTTATTTTGTACGGAAATAAGCCATCCTCCCGCTGAAACGCGGCAAAGGAGAGATATGTTGTCTCCGATACAGATGGAATAAACCGGGACAGCAGCTCTGCGTTAATCGTCCCTGTACTCTCCAGCCAGCAGCCTAAGTAGACGCCGCCCTCATGCAAAATCGGCTCCGGATTGCCGCCCGTCGGCACGATGCAGTCCAGCAAGCGGCGCATAGCCTCCTCATGTACGCTTTCCAGCCGTCCTTCGGCTGCAGCAAATTTCACTCCGCCAGCTTCCCACTCGCTTATTAACGATTGGTCGGAGGTTTTGCTCCCCTGCCCCCATATATGCTTTGCAGACTTGCTCCTAAGCCGTTCCAGCAGTTTTTCTTCCATAAATGCCGCCCCGCTTTCTACTAAAATGAACGATTCCAATTGGCACCTTCTAGGTTACAATGCGCGAGCACACTCGCATGCCGACCTTAGCCCCTTCTCCGCCCTTATCGGCTCTGACAACAGCAGGCTGCCTGACGGCAGCCCGAATGAACCTATTGATATTCCAATTAGCAGGCTAGCATGGCCTTATTGCTTATTGGTTTTTCGCAAAAATTTGCAGCGTGCCGTTGTAAAAATCGGCAACTGCCTGCTCTACCTTTTTACGGCCAAAACCGATTTCCTGAACCGTCGTCTCCGCCAGCTTGGAAAACTCTGCGAAGCCCGGAGGATTGTAGCTGACTGCGAAAGGCTCGGTTTTTGTCGCTTCCGAAACGCGGCTCGTATAATCATAAACGATGCGGTCTGCGTCGCTCGCTTCAGCCTGCAGCGCCTCTCGATTTTTGGACGTAACGGGAACGCCGCGGTCATTGCCGAGCACCTTCGCTGCCTCTGCATCATTAATGAAGAAGTTGATCAGCATTGCGACTTCCTTCGGATGCTCCGTTTTCGCATAGCCCGACAGCCCTTGGCTCGACTCGAATACGACACCCGTTCCCTTCTCGCCTCTAGGCAGCTGCACCATCGTGAGCGTATCCTCCGTCAGCCCTTGATACGCTGCAAACTGGTTGGATGGAATAAGGCTCATCGCAACCTTGCCCGTGATGATCAACGATTTGCTAGGATCGCTCGGCGGATTCGATACGGCAAGCTCCGGCGTCACGACGCCGCCTCCCGCCGTTGTCGCTTCCCAGTATTTAAACCAGCTCAGCGCCTGCTCTTCTGTAAAGCCTGGCTTGCCTTCTGCCATGTTGTAAAGCTGCGCGCCATTTTGCTTAAGCGCAATATCCATGCCATCTACCGTAAAATTATAGGTGCCATATACGCCGTCACCCAGCTTTTCAGAAAGCTCCTTGCTAATGGCGGCGTAGTCGTCCCAGCTCCAGCCATCCTGAGGCACCGCAATGCCCGCTTTCTCGAACAGCTTCGTATTAATCAGGATGCCTCTCGCATTCGCGCCAGCAGATATATGCAGCAGCTTGCCGCCCAGCGTTCCATACTCCACCATCGATTCATCCATATCCGTCAAATCCAGCTCTTTGCCTACATACGGGTCAAGCTCCAGCAAAACCCCTTTATTGGCATAATCGACAACGTTGCCGCCAAGGAAAAAAACGTCCGCCGGCGTACCCGATGCGAGCTGGGTATTCAGCTTGTCAAAATAACCGGATGAAGGCGCGAACTCGCCCTGCACCTTAATGCTTGGATTTTTTTTCTGGAATAGTTCCAGCACCTGATTTGTACGGTCAGCCCGCCCTTGGTCTCCCCACCACATAATGCGCAGCTCTACCTGTTCCTGCCCTCCAGCGCCGCTGCCAGCACCCTCCCCATCTGTCTTGCCCTCTCCACTAGTGCCAGATGCTGCTCCTCCTGCTCCCGTACCACCCGAGCATGCCGTCATAAGGACCATTAATGCTGCCAGCATTGAAAATAGAATACGCCGCTTCATGCCAATCTCCCCCATTTTCGATAATATCGTTCGAGTAAAACGCTTACAACGCCATCTTACTGTAAACCTTAGCCGTAGCGCCTTTCATTATTTCGGCAGTTCATTTGCAATTTTTTCGGATCGCGTTATCGCCATATCGTTAACAGGCCGATTGCTAGCCATGAGGCCGCTACTTCAAGCCCGTCGTTGCAATACCCTCCAGAAAATAACGCTGGAACGTCAGGAAAACCGCAGTTATGGGAAGCAGCGACAGCGCAGACATCGCGAGCAGCGCACCCCAATCCGAGGAGCCCGATGGGTCGAACAGCGCCCGAATGCCCAGCTGCACCGTGAACAGCCGAATATCGCTCAAATAAATCATTTGGCTGAAAAAATCATCCCATGTCCATATAAACGTAAAGATGGCCGTCGTAATCAGAGCCGGGACGAGCAGCGGAAGAATAATACGGAAATAAATTTGTTTTTGGCTGCATCCGTCAATCGTCGCGCTTTCGTCAAGCTCGCGCGGAATGCCCCGGATAAACTGGACCATGAGCAAAATAAAAAACGAATCCGTCGCCAGCCATTTTGGCAGCACCAGCGGGTAATACGTATTAATCCAATGCAGCTCGTTAAAAATGACATATTGCGGCACCAGTGTCACATGATAAGGCAGCATAATCGTAACCAGCATCAGCGAAAACCATAGCTTGCTGAACTTAAAGGTTAATCTGGCAAAAGCAAAAGCGGCAAGCGAGCAGGTAATCGCATTTCCAAGCACGCTCGTGAGCGATATTGCAAAAGAGTTGGCGAAAAAACGGCTGAAGCTGATGCCTTGGAAGCCGCGCCAGCCATTCACGTAATTTTCCAGCGTAAACGAGCTTGGCCAGATGCCCGGATCGGAAAAGATCAGCTGGTTCGGCTTGAAGGAGCTGCTGATCAGCCATAGAACGGGGTAGATCATCAGCAGACCCATGACGATGATCGGCACATGCCTTAGTACTTGCCCATATTTCATGCGGTTTGTCATCCTTTGCCCTTACCTCCCGTCCTTGTTGTCTCCATAAAACACCCAGTATTTCGAGGTCACGAATATAATCGCCGTCAACGCTCCAATAATGAGCAGCATAATCCAGGCGAGCGCCGAGGCGTAGCCCATATCGAAGAAGGAGAAGCCCTTCAAATACAAATACAGCGTATAAAACATCGTCGCATCAAGCGGGCCGCCGCGGCCGTCACCGATGACGAAAGCCGGCGTAAACGCCTGAAATGAATGAATGACGCTCATAATGAGGTTGAAAAAAATAACCGGCGTCAAAATCGGCAGCGTAATGCTGACGAACTGATTCCACTTCCTCGCCCCGTCCACCTGGGACGCTTCGTAAAGATCGGCGGGAATTTGCTTGAGCCCCGCTAGAAAAATGACCATCGCCGAGCCAAACTGCCATACTGACAGCGTAACAATCGTATATACAATGTAATCTGGATGGGCAATCCATGACGGGCCTTTGATGCCGAGCCAAGCGAGCGCCTCGTTCACAGCACCAGTACCGTCGAATATTTGCCGCCATACGATAGCAATGGCAACGCTGCCGCCAAGCAAGGACG from the Paenibacillus sp. BIHB 4019 genome contains:
- a CDS encoding SGNH/GDSL hydrolase family protein codes for the protein MLRSKKRLMFLLLAAAVLWTTILQGLPLGSQTAYANTVEQLVKKFDFGTASSPVKEGFIGVSESQLYTAAAGYGLSVALASRNRSGGDELTNDFVLGTSFSFYVDLPNGEYDVTVYSGDLLTGTSSTKTNIALEGVAAGTLSTRQAVVHGTYRTTVNDGQLTVDISATTGYAYLNGIVIEQVVAAAPEAPSGLAVTRVTPQDVTLAWNSVTNAARYKLYRSEGAAAPVLAGETAAASYVDTAVAEGSSYSYFVAAVSAAGLESALSAPTAAVTIPALTAPAAPSQVSISAVQASAVVLGWTVVEGAEGYKVLRADAAAGPFVEIGQTTVPAYTDAGVDTSAAHYYTVKAINVRGESEASTVVESAVYVPPATLPEGDTIRFDFGSGELADGYVRVTAETAYTSALKYGFTDISNVGSGNRGTSDPLRSDFVTPNNGVFNVDLPNGDYTISLIAGDATEASEIAIKAETIQKVQLTSKAAGQYLEMDFQLALVDGQLNLAFTGSAPKLNALVIKKQQERQAGERQAVYLAGDSTVQTYDPYWEPQAGWGQMLPRFFSNDVIFKNHAIGGRSSKSFIVEGRLDEVLRTIRPGDYFLVQFGHNDATISVPERYASPADYKNYLKTYVNGARQRGATPILVTPMGRRDFNADTGIFNISFPEYVQAMKEVAAELNVELVDLSALSIAYYNSIGPQASLSVFLHVEPGIYGAFPNGSADNTHFQEYGAIQIARLLAGGIEQLSVPLADYVREIAQPDAVPDAPAHLVAGSVSNAGAVLKWSASDNTDIYKIYRKLASEPESAYAMIGTATVPTLTIGGMLEGKSYTVRVTAVNGRGESLPSSEVSITTKSAQYRFDFGPVGAPVAAGYTEITRNVLYTPALGYGLTNSTGMIDRDRGAGTDDLRRDFVAYFNASYEFKVDLPNGSYSVKTYTGDWIGSTRTNVNIEGADYGTITSGKESIAERVFNQIAVKDGQMNLVFSGQTAHLNGLEITPLLLAPTGLALTELELENESVTAALAWNAVEGASSYRVYRQAAVAASAELLTETAALSFADMTADVGLNYVYTVTAVDYTGLESVASNALAVSMVDPNVPTAAIPTGLTLVETNKNDLTFRWDAVSNAKVFYIYRATKADGDYTLIGKSAEAAYTDTTVLTTIPYYYKVASVNAGGISELSQSLESPAVTTLYRNMEYLDRAPVAVKKAEGNYIGWRMLGLDPSSIAFNVYRDGSKVNAEPITGSTNLLDTEGTDSSVYQVTAVLNGVEKPATEDFGVWTQSYLSIPLQKPADDYTKDGQPYTYNAGDASVGDLDGDGELEIVLMWTPSNSKDNSQAGYTGIVYMDAYKMDGTRLWRINMGPNIRSGAHYTQFMVYDLDGDGRAEVTMKTADGTIDGLGRVIGDPSADHRNSSGYVLLGQEFLTVFNGLTGGALDTVAYDPPRGDVSAWGDAYGNRVDRFLAGVAYLDGEHPSVIFSRGYYTRTVLAAYNFRDGKLTQQWKFDSNTEGYGSYAGQGNHNLSIGDVDNDGKDEITFGAMAIDDDGKPLYNTGLGHGDALHFGDLDPTRPGLEVFGVHEHTDSKYGMEMRDAATGEILWGVFTGIDTGRGMSADIDPNHIGEEMWSATITNAQHIPITGLYNARGELITTNIPTSTNFGVWWDGDLLRELQDDNRIDKWDYTNETTVNLLTATGASSNNSTKANPSLQADLFGDWREEVMWRSTDSSELRIYTTTDVTEHRIRTLMHDPVYRLGIAWQNVAYNQPPHTSFYLGAGMEEPPMPRIQYVGAPQEEEDTTPPVIAGLPPQQMTEADSWTVAVTAEDPESGIRSLTLSFDGNPVVNGDVLSMAGRAGTHTFTATAVNEAGLQTTKTVVITVTGAEKATEIPGKPVLSDNNGHDNGLLDGSYKITMNLWYGQNGTVYKLYENGELIASKVLTDNSPSAQSASVDIAGKANGTYTYTCELTNSFGTTSCTPHTVTVKDAFPGQPVLSNDNWDGDGSYKVTMNMWWGTNATEYRLYENGTLIDTQTLTASTPGAQSASTTITDRAVGTYTYRVELSNDSGITESSQMEVNVTK
- a CDS encoding extracellular solute-binding protein produces the protein MKRRILFSMLAALMVLMTACSGGTGAGGAASGTSGEGKTDGEGAGSGAGGQEQVELRIMWWGDQGRADRTNQVLELFQKKNPSIKVQGEFAPSSGYFDKLNTQLASGTPADVFFLGGNVVDYANKGVLLELDPYVGKELDLTDMDESMVEYGTLGGKLLHISAGANARGILINTKLFEKAGIAVPQDGWSWDDYAAISKELSEKLGDGVYGTYNFTVDGMDIALKQNGAQLYNMAEGKPGFTEEQALSWFKYWEATTAGGGVVTPELAVSNPPSDPSKSLIITGKVAMSLIPSNQFAAYQGLTEDTLTMVQLPRGEKGTGVVFESSQGLSGYAKTEHPKEVAMLINFFINDAEAAKVLGNDRGVPVTSKNREALQAEASDADRIVYDYTSRVSEATKTEPFAVSYNPPGFAEFSKLAETTVQEIGFGRKKVEQAVADFYNGTLQIFAKNQ